In the genome of Candidatus Delongbacteria bacterium, the window ACGAAGGAAAATAAATGAAACAGTTTCTACTATTGTTTATAGATCAATTTAAAATGGTTAGTGAATATAATTCAGGTAGTGCTAATCCAGCATATATTTTTATGTTCATTTTGGCAGTTATTGGTTTCTTTTCCTTAGCCCTAACTATTGATAAATTAATAATTATTTACAAGACTAGAATTAGTGAAAACAACTATGCTAATCCAATGCTAAAATACCTTGAATTAGGAGAATATGATAAGGCTTTTATAATCTCAAAAAAGAGAATGCTGCAGGGCTCACCGTTCGCACTTATAGTTTTCAGAGGATTGGACAGCTATGTAAAGTCAAGAGATTTTGATATGTTAAAAGAAGCCATGCATGAAGCAAAACTTGAAATATATCCAAAATTAAGAAAAAGAACTGATTACATATTATTATTGCAAAGTATAGCTACACTTATTGGTTTAGCTGGAACAATTTTTGGACTTATTATATCATTTGATGCCGTTTCTGGTGAAAATGTAAAAGACGCTTCTCAGGTGTTAGCATCGGGAATAAGTGCAGCAATGGGTACAACAATTGGAGGTTTATTCATAGCGATACCAGCATTAACCCTTGGGTCTATTGCTAAGTTAAGAATTAATTCCTTAATCTCTAGAATTGAGTATTATACTTTGAAAGTTCAGTATATTATAAAAAGAAATAAATAAAGGATTATAAAATGGGAAGATTTATTGACATTTTTATCGATCAGTTTAAAAGTCAAAGTTCACTTGCAGCAGGTGGAGAAAATGTGGGTTTTTTCTGGATGTGGATTATTCTTTTTATTGGAATAATTGGGATTTCAATAACAGTTATTAAATTCTTGCAGATTCAAAAATACAGTAATGTCAATCCAGAAAAATTCATGATTCCTCTATTAAAAATGGTTGAGAGAGGGGAAACGGAGAGAGCTCTAGACATATGTAAAAAATCAAAATCCAATGCTTTACCTTATGTTGTAAGCGGAGGTTTGGATGCAATGGTAAGAATGAAACGTGCTGATATCAGAACTATTCAGGATGGAGTTGATA includes:
- a CDS encoding MotA/TolQ/ExbB proton channel family protein, encoding MGRFIDIFIDQFKSQSSLAAGGENVGFFWMWIILFIGIIGISITVIKFLQIQKYSNVNPEKFMIPLLKMVERGETERALDICKKSKSNALPYVVSGGLDAMVRMKRADIRTIQDGVDINMMEIMPKLQSRISYINLIANVATLIGLAGTIFGLILAFDAVAVASDHLKTQQLSSGISAAMGTTIAGLFVAIPMNFFYTFLTNKITKLVDDIDEWAVKFINSSQKIDKQTL
- a CDS encoding MotA/TolQ/ExbB proton channel family protein — translated: MKQFLLLFIDQFKMVSEYNSGSANPAYIFMFILAVIGFFSLALTIDKLIIIYKTRISENNYANPMLKYLELGEYDKAFIISKKRMLQGSPFALIVFRGLDSYVKSRDFDMLKEAMHEAKLEIYPKLRKRTDYILLLQSIATLIGLAGTIFGLIISFDAVSGENVKDASQVLASGISAAMGTTIGGLFIAIPALTLGSIAKLRINSLISRIEYYTLKVQYIIKRNK